One genomic region from Rhizophagus irregularis chromosome 23, complete sequence encodes:
- a CDS encoding uncharacterized protein (SECRETED:cutsite_IEQ-SE; SECRETED:prob_0.1882); SECRETED:SignalP(1-28), which yields MAFSSLMEAVRKTLRFLVSLFFASEIEQSEPDVTCTICFDDIKQAQAYTKFACGHAFHFECWIKYIINGIMYTKDIFLRRMICPNCRGVVHEPQSSELIGPGRYLGGNTLSNRDENLHPGRGQYNVVVPQLETFPNIPGSFHTFNTAPNNNIRRISLSRPIHFN from the coding sequence atggcaTTCAGTTCTCTAATGGAGGCCGTAAGAAAAACCTTAAGATTTTTAGTTTCTCTATTTTTCGCTAGCGAAATAGAGCAATCAGAGCCTGATGTGACGTGCACTATCTGCTTTGATGATATTAAGCAAGCACAAGCATATACGAAGTTCGCATGTGGGCATGCTTTCCACTTCGAATGTTggataaaatacataattaatgGAATTATGTATACAAAAGACATTTTTTTACGTAGGATGATCTGTCCTAATTGTCGAGGAGTCGTACATGAACCACAGTCTAGCGAACTTATTGGACCTGGTCGTTACCTCGGAGGTAACACCCTTTCGAATAGAGACGAAAACCTGCATCCTGGCAGAGGGCAGTATAATGTTGTCGTTCCTCAACTAGAAACCTTCCCGAATATCCCTGGATCGTTTCATACATTCAATACAGCACCAAACAACAACATTAGGCGAATAAGTCTGTCACGACCTATTCATTTTAACTGA